Below is a window of Xyrauchen texanus isolate HMW12.3.18 chromosome 1, RBS_HiC_50CHRs, whole genome shotgun sequence DNA.
GtactgcatatttacattttacatttcatcTGTTTGTTGATCCTGTATTATGTGAGCATCAGATACagtttctgattggctgtgattttgtcacttGGTGCCGCAGTTTTGCTTTCAGTGATGACAATTACTTGATGCTAGAAATTTGTCACATCACACTTTGTGCAATGGCACTTGGTGGTATGCCTTGGTTAGTTTTAACATGGAGAATACAGCACATCCTCTGTACTCTGTAAGTTTTCCATGTTATATACTTTTAGTGTAGACATTGTACCTGAGCAATAGAATGCCAATGTTGGGGCTTTGTCCAGTAATCAACTGAACTTTCTATCTAGGGCACTATACATATTTGTATCAGAGAAATCACATGCAGCATTTAGCTGGTGCTGGAATCACTATACTAGTTTGCATCCcatcttataaaaatattttttataataataatttagcctTTTATAGTGTAAAAGTTTTACACCAATAGTTAATCCCTTATGATTGCCTTACTTCTTTTAAATCATTTTGCAGATTCACATCTGTGGAGGAAAAAAGACAATTGAGTTGGAATATAGGGTGATCATTTATTAGTCACCTCATCTAAGAAAGGGAGGATCTTTAATGCAGAGATATCAACTGTGGTTGGTTCTGTGAAAAGCAAGATAAGATACATTTGCAAGTCTAACAAATTTCTTAAAGCTCTTAACCATTGCTTATCTTTGCCAACTAGGAAAAACACTGTGAATCAAAGTTAGGTAAATATGTATTCCTAAAGCTTCACTCTAAAAAATAAACTGCTAATGTGTATTTGTATTGTGTAATACTgttgtaaataatacattttaacatgacCTGACAATTGTCTTAATGTAGTCTTTATTtcttcacatacattttccatcAGGTTAGTTTTgcctaaataaaaaagaaatgaagtTTGTACAAAGGATACTTTTCACAATACTGTTAGTCGGTaagtttattttgtgttttacattGTTTGTTGAACAAAAGAATAAAACTAATAacttttaattcattattaaacttttttcttttcttttttttaggatTTCCAAATTTTCCATTGTGCTCATCTCGTTTTTATTACATCGTCAATGAGTTGAAGACTTGGCCTGATGCTCAAAACTACTGCAGAACATACTTTTATGATTTAGCAACATTTGACAGCCAGGCAGAGCAAGATCAAGTTGTTCAAACAATTGTGAGCCAAGGTTACACGGATAGTGTTTGGACAGGCATATATGATGATCGCTACAGCTGGAGATGGTCCAACGTTCAGAAAAATGCAACATACACTAACTGGGGGAATCAACAACCAGACAATTATCAAGGAAGAGAGCCTTGTACTTACATGTATTCCTCAGGAGCTTGGTATGATGTGCCATGTACATGGTATCAATATTTCCTGTGTTATAATGGTAATTGAATCTATTCTTTTCTAACTATAATCATAtgcattaagaaaaaataaaaattaaacaaataaaataaagaaccATATTCCTACAGCCACAACAAACACAACTGTCCTGATCACTCTGTCTAAAACTTGGACTGATGCTTTGAAGTACTGCAGACAGTATCACACAGATTTGGCTGCAATTGAAAATCAAGCTCAGAATGAACAACTCCGTCTGTTGAATCCAAATGGGTTTGCAGTTCACATTGGTTTATACAGAGACACCTGGAAGTGGTCGGATCAGAGTATCCCCTTATTCAGTCCTTGGTGTCCCGCTGAACCAAATAATTATGGAGGAGCAGAGTATTGTGCAAAACTGTCTTTGTCTTTGTCATGTTGGAGTGATATACCATGTACTCAAAACTACAGATTTGTCTGCAGCAGTGGTAAGAAtatcattagttttttttttgcttgtgtgtgtgtgcgtgtgtgtacgtctttgtgcgtgcgtgtgtgcgtgtgtgtgtgtgtgtgttcaagctTGAATTTGGTATGGAGAGAATATGATGTTTACTGTTTCTCAAGTTGGAAGGTAATGatttgaatattaaaatccccacaGCACAGAAGATGCAAATACTGAGAGTGCAAGTGCAGGCAACATCGAAccttaatattaattattttagaagCACGTTTTTGCAGCAGGTCAGTGTCAAATAAAATtgtactaaataaatatttaaatcatgcAATATCCTAAACAAACTTTTCATGATTTGTAAACATCCTtggaaataaaatggattagttTGTGCTCATTATATTCTGTAGTGTCTGTATGTGTTAAAGATACTGCTGTTGCTTATTTACTGAATTACTTAATActtacatatttaaacacattaaaacatgacAAGTGACACGGTTCTGTTTGTCATCAGTTCCAGCAAGCACTGAGGGCACATGGACTGCCGAACAACACCAAGGTGACACTGAGGACACAACCTGATGGAAAAATATTCCACATCAAGAATGTTGCAATCCAGAAAAAGGTCACACAATGTCCAGCTGGTTAAAAATAAGAATGGCTCAAATAATCAACTTACATGTCTACACACTGTACACAATATGTTatgttaaaaatgaataaactaaATGCAAacagcctaaaaaaaaaaataaaaaaaaggaattttgttAGCACACTTTTGTAGCTTTGTAGTTATGAAAGCTGGTATAAACTAGTATAGCTTCAAATAGCTTGAATGTCTTATGAATTAATTATGTTATAAATAATGTTGCCCTGTTTATTTTTCTATCCAAATGGACTGTGTGAAGTGCTTGGGGTAGTCGAATATCAGGCTCACAAAATTGGTGGCAGCATATACATTTAAAAGAACCCTGCATGTCTAGAAAATAGGCCCTAGATCTAGAGAAGTAGCTAATTAGCTTGGGTTTGGAGATCAAACATATTGGGGTGCAATTACACTTGTTTGCTCttgacacatactgtatgcagAGCGCTGTATGAGACTCTCAGGGCAAGCGTCAAGCATGAGGAAGTGTAATACAATTTCTCTCAAGAATGTTTCGAGAATGCAGATGTCAAGATATATAGTAATctagaagttacattttggtctgtttctcacccaaaaccaatatcaccacttcagaagacatggattaaaccactggagtcgaaagGATTTCCTTTATGCGtcctttttggagattaaaagttttggaccccatttacttgtattttaaGGATATGAACACATCATGACTTTCACATGTCATGTTTTCtgcatatgaaagaaagtcaaattggTGACTACATAAGGttaaattatgagaattattatttttgggtgaactattcctttaatttgaaaAAGCTTAGCACATATTTGTTCTAATTGCTCTTTGTTCACAGTAAGTTATAAAAACTCATATCTAATGCAATTCAAACAGTaatcttgacttgacttggcaaCTATTAGAATACTTGTTATTTTGACCCTATCACAATCACTTACTAATATGACATATTGTAAGCCTGTGACTTTAGAACCCTGAGATTTGTGAGCATGTTGAAACACAATAGATCAAATAAAGGCTGACAATGTGGGCCAGTGTTATTCCATCATTACACTTTTGGGAAATCAAAGAGAAACTACTGGATCTCAAAGGAGAATTGTAGCAGtaatatcctctggtgcaaataCACACAAGGAACAATTCTCATGCAATTGATGATAAAGCAAGACCACACAAGCAAGGGTGCTGTTGTGACTATATAACAGTATGGCTGTCATCCGGCTGTAGGCACAAGGCTGCAGACCATgggtaaattattttaaaaggatTTAAAAAGCTCAAATAAATGTGTTAAGTCTGCAGAGCACTCTGTGTTGGACAGTTGTGCTTTTACATTTCAAACATTGTCAGtcatttacatcactgtttcaattatCAAATGTTTGTTGCCTGTTTAAGTCCTGCCTATTTGAGAGCTTAATCGTATAGAGAAGCCGGCCTTTCAGTCAAGACATAAGTGCATTGATTACAAGCTTAATGTCCAATAAGCTATCAGATGCTTTCTTAAATGCAAAAAGAGCTGTTCAAGTTTTAGTCCTAAAACCCATTAGACACTTAATATTTTAATGCCACAGGTTCCCTTTGGAAATTCCAGTGGGTTTTTATAACTGCAATTTTGgattctacaacataaattacacatacttcaaacttaaattttagatttttttaaggaCACTGTTAACAAGTTGCTAATGTAGGAATACAGTGGTTTTTCTTTTTGTGTCAGACACCTACACTCACATAATTGTGGTATGGTAGTCCATATTTAGCAACTTGTTTGCATAAGAcagttaaaaaaaacactgtggCTTCAGAATTCATGTACAGAGCTATCACTATGTGTAACTTATGTTGTAGACTAAAACATAAAATTATCTTCAAGTTTTTTTACTACAGacattattttactcataaacccaaaatgtctaggttacggatgtatcctccgttccctgatggtaggaacgagacgttgtgtcgaagaagcgacattctcttgagcgctgaaaatacatctgatctatgaaaaaaggccaatgagaagttggcggacagaattagcattttccgccccctgacatacgggtataaaggcggggaaatgcgtctgtttcattcaggatttttctgaggagccggaaatggtccggccacaacagtggctcggctcagcgacgtggcctgTAGGACACAACTCGTtacctccatcggggaacggaggttacattcgtaacctagacgttccccgtctgtcgttcactacgacgttgtgtcgaagaagtgacactagggctccaatttaaatcacaccatgcgctgagccgtgtacgtgtactgctgtcacaggagcgggcaggtacttgacgtgccaaaacgaccagctgtatcagactgcacgtacccttccccaatgcaccataaagtcgtcggaaccTTATAGTGCCGAGCCGAGCctagccaggcctcttttctctttttttctcgcatagagcaaaacagctggggcccttacacgcatcgtgggaagggggtcttacccagtttcctattctttcagggggaaaagaccctgcgaagACCACACCCGCctagagagggggaggtaaaagtggcgaaatacaccacatgggcttttaggtcacatgtgggaagtggcgcggtggtagatcttcggagggaggagttgctacagacacggcgatcggggggcagtgggaactgcccaagggagacgcgggtccactcgtaaggtgTGTGTGTCATTACGAGTGGATACACACAGGTGgaaagtccacgtaggagccctgacctgtggagcacctattccagtacagggtagattgagtacccgcagtggattgggtcggcgaattcctcagctgaatggCGGACcccgagggctagggaggagtcatccagggagccgagtgagtgggatctcctgggagaaaaagcgcatggaaagggcactaggtgcaagcgatccacgaGGTCAGTCTGTCAgcatattaccgagttctaccggctcggacctgagaaaacacgggacgaaaccgactcaaccctgagattgtaatatctcgtaaaggtattgggtgtttcccaacccgctgctctgcatttgtctgctaaggaggtgcctctgaccagtgcccacgaggacgtaacacttcttgttgagtgtgctcggctCCGCAAGGggaggggcacagcctgggtgtgataggccaatctaatggtgtccactacccagtgggaaggcctctgtttggagacagcgttccctttccgctgtcaaccaaggcagacaaagagctgctcagaacgtctagagctttgcgtgcggtccaaatagatacgcaaagcacgtaccggacacaacaATGAAGGGCTGGGCCTgcttcctcctggggcagctttgcttgcaggttcactacctggttcctgaagggagtcataggaaccttgggcatgtagctcggtcgtggtcttaggatcacatgaggaccgaactccaggcaggtggagggggacagcctcccctccaacctctcctgcagggatgagagcactgacctaactgcgcacctctgtgggtcttcagcccgggaagagcaccaattcgcgatcaagtgccacttcagggcgtaaagttacctggtagaaggggctccggcttggttgatcatgtctatgacggcaggtggtagatcagctagatctacCGCATCCCATCTAGGggacagacgtggaggttccaaaggtctgggtgcggttgccagagcgtgccccgtccctgagaaagaaggtctttcctcaggggaattcgccagggagaggctgtcgtgaggagtacgagatctgagaaccaagtccgagtgggacAATAGGGGGCTACTGGAGTgatttgttcctcatcctccctgaccttgcacagcacctgtgcaagaaggctcactgggggaaatgcgtacttactcagccccatgggccagctgtgtgccagcatgtctgccCCGAAGGGAGCCTTCATTCGGGCATACCAgggcgggcagtgggaggtctttcgggaggtgaacaggtctaccttagccttgccgaaccattcccaaaccagctggaccgactgcgggtgaagcctccactctccactgggcaactGTTTTCATGATAGcgcgacttgagttgctgctggctccaaaggaggagacgacgggcgagttgtgacatgtggcgggagcatacgccaccttggcgatttatgtacgctactgggGTGGTGCTGTATGATCTGATCAagatgtgtttgccctgaattagcttgagaaacctccgcagggcaaagaaaacagtcagcaagtctaggcagttgatgtgccagcgcagcggggcccctttccaatggcccgcggctgcgtgcccgttgcacacggcgccccaacccaatttggaggcgtcagtTGTGAAAAAGCGTCGGGAAACCTGCTGCAAGGGGGCTCctgcagaggtctgtccagggtttgaacgtttggcggcaggcgggggtgatgagcACACTGTgcgtgctgtggcgccatgctcgtcttgtGACTCGAGTCTGGGGCCAtctctgaagcggtctcatatacaACGACCCCAGTGGCACAGCCACTgcggaggatgtcatatgccccaggagcttctgtaaaagttttaaaaggaccgctgtgcccggcctgaaggtGGTACGCTgacagcatggagttagactgagttagactgagtctaactccatgccgagaaaagagatgctttgatcttgctcttttcccagttgacctgaagccctaaacagctGAAGGTGcccgagcacctggtccctgtgggttcatagtaactctcgggagcgggccaggatgagccagtcatcgaggtagttgactATGCGAATGCCAGCTTCCcgaagcagggcaagggctgcctccgcGACCTTCAtaaagatgcaaggggacagggacatacCGAAGgggggaccttgtactgatacgcctggccatcaaaCGTGAgctgtagaaagggtcgatgtcgaggccaaattgagacgtggaagtacgcgtcattCAGGTCTGCCACTGCAAAAAATCTAGATGCCGGGCACAAGTTAGGATGTGTGTGGTAAGATAAGATCTTAGCTGTGGCTAGGCAGGCAGCAAGAAAAAGTTAAAACTCTGAAGTCTCTCAAAGGTGATTTAATTTTCTTGTCAGGGCATGCTCCAAACAGTGTAACAGGGTTCCATCCACCAAAATTCCAatacagggaaaaaaaaaaaaaaaaacataacaaaataatatttacatgaaAAACATCAAACACGTTGGCTACTGGCCCAACGGTCACccttcattctctttttttttttttttgtccaaacaaTTAGACTCTTTATAGTTGAGGCTCCTCCCCTCAAATTCAAACATACCAATGGCAAGGCTGTCTTAAATACAATCTACAGAACTTATTTATAATATCATATATAATATCAACATTCAAACATGAATATTAGCATCCTCGTTATCAAGCTCTATTTTCATCATGAAAACCAACGAGAATCTTAAAAAACATGCATTCAATGTAATACAATTCAACATTTTCAATACTTAAACTCCTCCTCCTTTGGGAAGGTATAAATCAGGCTTCCTGTTGGCGAGCCCCTCCTATTAGGAAGTTCCAGGAAGAAGGTAAGACAAAGATTCACCATTAACAAACAGctcatttatataatttacattCACCTTTTCTCATTTACAGGCACAGAAGGCTAAGCCCGACAAACATGAGTCGCAATGAAATGTGCACCTTTCACTCGAGACATGTGTGAGACAAAACAGTGAATAAAATCATCTTGAACACAAAACCCATTGTTTGGTTCTTTGAATTGAAAGTTACATACCTCCCTTTATCACATTGTgtcttgcgtgagcattttgaacaggagtttgtgcaaggcccggttgaaagctcgcaagtccaagatcggtcgtaagcagccgcctttcttgggtacgatgaagtaagggctgtagggacccttcttcatctcggctgtagggacaggctctatcgcgtctttgagtaagataTGATTTCCACAcacagggatttggcatcttAAGACGCTGTGCGCGAAgtggggcggaggcctggcaaactgaattgtgcaaccgagtcggatggtcctggccagccagcgtgacggattgggaagtgaaagccacgcatccaagctccgtgctaggggcactaaggggacgattatttttgacggcAGGTTGCAGGAGCAGGTAATgaggcgtcggga
It encodes the following:
- the LOC127646773 gene encoding macrophage mannose receptor 1-like isoform X3, with amino-acid sequence MKFVQRILFTILLVGFPNFPLCSSRFYYIVNELKTWPDAQNYCRTYFYDLATFDSQAEQDQVVQTIVSQGYTDSVWTGIYDDRYSWRWSNVQKNATYTNWGNQQPDNYQGREPCTYMYSSGAWYDVPCTWYQYFLCYNATTNTTVLITLSKTWTDALKYCRQYHTDLAAIENQAQNEQLRLLNPNGFAVHIGLYRDTWKWSDQSIPLFSPWCPAEPNNYGGAEYCAKLSLSLSCWSDIPCTQNYRFVCSSAQKMQILRVQVQATSNLNINYFRSTFLQQFQQALRAHGLPNNTKVTLRTQPDGKIFHIKNVAIQKKVTQCPAG